In Nitrosospira briensis C-128, a genomic segment contains:
- a CDS encoding DUF3047 domain-containing protein: MPRCTEKSILLMQGDTAIIHRRVTPIFEKASRYTQMAMLAWVLAFLPALSSAGNERVDIARFSRGDLAGWKPKMFSGSTHYAFTNENGRTALRAQSNATASGLYREVSIELGKTPILNWTWQIGNILAGADERTRAGDDYPARVYVVFSGGMMFWRTRAINYVWSSKRPVGSGWPNAFTGNAYMIAVESGSERAGRWVEERRDVLSDYRQAFGEEPGPVDAVAIMTDTDNTGTTATAWYGDIWFSSK; encoded by the coding sequence TTGCCGCGCTGTACCGAAAAATCGATATTGTTGATGCAGGGGGATACAGCCATCATTCATCGCAGGGTGACGCCTATTTTCGAGAAGGCGTCTAGATATACCCAGATGGCTATGCTGGCTTGGGTACTCGCATTTTTACCGGCCCTGTCATCGGCAGGGAATGAGCGAGTGGACATCGCCCGTTTCTCGCGCGGTGACCTGGCCGGCTGGAAACCGAAGATGTTTTCCGGTTCGACCCATTATGCCTTCACGAACGAGAACGGACGAACCGCGCTGCGTGCGCAGAGCAATGCCACCGCTTCCGGGCTCTATCGCGAGGTGAGCATCGAACTCGGCAAGACGCCTATCCTTAACTGGACATGGCAGATTGGCAACATATTGGCGGGGGCGGATGAGCGCACTCGTGCAGGCGACGATTACCCTGCACGCGTCTATGTCGTCTTTTCCGGCGGCATGATGTTCTGGCGCACGCGCGCCATCAATTATGTATGGTCAAGCAAGCGGCCGGTCGGTAGTGGCTGGCCTAATGCGTTTACGGGTAATGCATACATGATCGCAGTAGAATCGGGCTCTGAGCGGGCCGGCCGATGGGTTGAGGAGCGCCGCGACGTTCTTTCCGATTACCGGCAGGCTTTTGGTGAAGAGCCTGGCCCCGTCGATGCCGTGGCAATCATGACCGACACGGACAATACAGGCACAACTGCAACCGCCTGGTATGGAGACATCTGGTTTAGCTCGAAATAA